Below is a window of Desmonostoc muscorum LEGE 12446 DNA.
ACTCGCGTTCGGGGAAGTCAAAAGTCAAAAATTTACCAAGCCCCTAAATTTATTTATGGGCTTGTACTTTTTTCTTTCTGGTGAAATTAAGGGTTTGAAACCCAGAACGGTGGGTAAAGCCTGGTGTAGACGAGGTTTCTAACCGCCTATTACGCGTTAATTTGATACCAGTGAGCAATGCTGCGCCCTTACGACAGACGTGGTTTTTCAAATCAAATTTGGTTTTTCCTGTCAATGCGTAGCCCTAGCATCAAGAACAGTATAGTATCATGTCCGGATAATTTAGTTGTTATGATTCCCACTTAGATTACATATCTAGCTGTCTAACCTATAGTGTTATCAAAGTTTTGACTTTTCCTATCAGCCTAGTTTTCATCGGTATGCACGACTTTGTAGTTAATTTGTTTAGCTCAGGCTCATTTATTCCTCATGGTCACTGCTACCTGTGGAAGCCAGGGTTAGTTTGGTTGCATTTAATTTCTGATGCCATCATTGCGCTTGCTTATTATTCTATTCCTCTGACCTTGTTCTACTTCGTTCGCAAGCGACAAGACTTACCTTTCTACTGGATATTTTTGTTATTTGCAACTTTTATTATTTCCTGTGGGACAACGCACATTGCCGAGATATGGACACTGTGGTATCCTACGTATTGGCTATCTGGCATCCTCAAAGCTGGAACTGCGATAATTTCATTATTTACAGCTATAGAGCTTGTACCGCTGGTTCCTCAAGCTCTGGCGCTACCTAGCCCGGCTCAACTAACCCAAGCAAACAAGGCATTACACGCGCAAATTGAGGAACGTCTGCGAGTTGAGAATCAACTCAGAGGACTTCAAGACGAACTTGAGCAGCGTGTACAAACACGAACTGCTGAACTGGTGAAAGTTAACCAGCAATTACAACAAGAAATTGATGAGCGACATCGGGCAGAAGCCGAACGGGAACAACTGCTGGCACGCGAACAAGTTGCCCGTGAGCAGGCAGAAGCAGCTAACCGCATCAAAGATGAGTTTCTGGCGGTGTTGTCCCATGAATTGCGATCGCCCCTTAATCCAATTCTGGGCTGGGCGAAGCTGTTACAATCTGGCACCCTTGACGAGCAAAAGACGAAGCACGCCTTAGCAACAATCGAGCGCAATGCTAACTTACAAACGCAACTAATTGGAGATTTGCTTGATATCTCCCGGATTCTCCAAGGCAAACTGAATCTCAACATTGGCGAGGTTGATTTGGCTACAACGATTCAGTCAGCAATGGAAACAGTGTGTCTCGCCGCTCAAGCCAAGTCAATTCAAATTCAAACGGTGCTTAATGAGGCGATTGGAAAGGTTGCAGGAGATTCCGGCCGGCTTCAGCAAATTATCTGGAATTTGCTCACTAATGCCATTAAATTTACGCCCGAAGGCGGGCAGGTAGAGGTTCGACTGGAACAGGTTGGATCTGATGCCCAGATTGTGGTCAGGGACACAGGTAAGGGCATTAGTGCCGACTTTTTACCTTATGTATTTGACCATTTCCGTCAGGAAGAGGGTGCCACAACCCGAAAATTTGGCGGATTAGGACTAGGCTTGGCAATTGTCCGCCATCTCACAGAATTACATGGTGGCTGGGTGACAGCCCAAAGTCCAGGCATTGGGCAGGGAGCAACTTTTATTGTCAGGATACCACTAATGAAGGTCGCCAGATTAGATATCGAATCGAGTCCCAATTCTTTAACGCATGGGCTTGCCACTTCACCACTTGCAGGCCTTTGTATTCTGGTTGTGGATGATGACGCAGATACCTGCGACTATCTCAGCTTTGTGTTGGAACAAGCTGGCGCAACTGTGATTTTAGCTGCATCGGCAGATGAAGCACTGCAAGTATTAGTGCAATCAACTCCAGATATCTTACTCAGTGATATCGGGATGCCCGATATGGATGGGTATATGTTGATACGGCAGGTGCGTTCCCTGCCATTGGAGCAAGGTGGACAAATTCCAGCGATCGCCCTGACTGCCTATGCAGGAGAAATCAACCAGCAACAAGCGATCGCAGCAGGCTTTCAAAAACATCTTTCAAAACCTGTCGAGCCAGAATATTTACTTCGGACAATCACTTCCCTTGGCGCTGTTTTTGTTGGAGCAGTCAAGCAGCCTTAAATTTCCCTTTTTCCCTCACTTTCTTGACAAAAGTCCAATTACTCTAACCTCCCACGAGTAGTATTATGGCATCCAACGAAGCTCTTGACTTATTTTTGTCTAAGAGGTAATTTATCAATATTGTCATTAAATACGGTAAATATATCGACATATAGTATTTTGCTAAGAAAGAACTCAGAAATCAGAATTGAGGATGAATTATAGCGGTTTGCAATTGCGTGGAGTAGAGACAATTCGTAGGGTAGCGCAACTGTGCTACCCTACTGTGTGCCTCATTCAAATGAAAATCGCTATAGTATCCGAGTGGCAGCGATGGTCTAAATTCCCCACTTTCTTGTTATGTATTCTACGTTCTCCTTTAACTAAATTATTTTGATAAAGGTCAATCTATCTCAGTTTTGAATTAGGATATTAATCTTTACAAGGTTTGTATAGTAGTAATTATTTGAGCAGAAGTTAGTTTTAATTTTGATGTGTTTGATTGGTAGTAAATACCACGTGATCCAAGCGCTTTAAAAGCTTGTTATTAATTTTCCATGTTGTTGATGAAAAGCGTAGGCTTAGCCCAACCAAGAGGGTGTTTTTTAGCATGTCCAAGCTAGGGAAAAGTTTTTTCAGATTATTGTTTGCTACGGGAGTAGCGATCGCACTTTTATTCATAATTCCCCCCACCTTTGCCGCTAGCTTGAATCCCTGTCCACAAGAAATGGTAATGATTCCAGCAGGCACATTCACAATGGGGTCAGATAATTCTGGTTTTGTGGAAGAGCGATCGGCAACTGAAGTCACAGTTAGTTCTTTTTGTATCGATAAATATGAAGTGACAAATTCACAGTTTGCGGCATTTGTCAAAGCAACCGGGTATGTAACAGTTGCAGAACGGCCTTTACCCAAAGAACAGTTTCCCGACTTACCAGATGAGCAGAGATTACCAGGTTCTCTGGTGTTTGAGATGGCAGAACCAGGAGCAAAGCTGCTGAGTTGGTGGCATTGGAGGACTGGGGCGAATTGGCGGCATCCCTTTGGGGCGGAAAGTGCGTTGGCGCAGCCCGCCGTAGGCATCGCTGGAAAAGACAACTACCCAGTTGTTCATATCGCCTATGAAGATGCCGTAGCCTACGCTCAATGGGCAGGAAAATCCTTACCCAGTGAAGCCCAGTGGGAATACGCAGCCCGTGGTGGATTAGAGGGTGCTACTTATACATGGGGCGATGGATACTCTGAGAAAAAAGCCAACACCTGGCAAGGGATCTTTCCCTTTTTCAATACCAAAAGCGATGGTTACGTAGGTGTAGCCCCCGTTGGTTCCTTTCTACCCAACGGTTATGGTCTTTACGACATGGCAGGTAATGTCTGGGAATTGACCTCAGATTTATTTGGGGTAGGGCATAACCACAAAAACCATAGTGTTAATCCCACAGGGCCAGAACGAAGCTTTGACCCTAACAAACCCACAGAAAACGTCCTACACGCCATCAAAGGAGGCTCTTACCTCTGTGCTACCAACTATTGCAGCCGCTTCCGCCCCGCTGCACGAGAATCTCAAGCCCCTGACACTGGAACTACCCATATCGGATTTCGCTTAGTTAGAAGCTTGAATCAAGTCTAAACAATTACCAATTAGTTTATGTTGCATTTACTTTGGCGATCGCTTACATCAATCATCCTCATAACCATATTGACGGTTACTAGCCCTGCTTTAGCAGCCACATCAAAAGTTTTACCCATTCCCCAACCAGAATTCAAGGGCAAAATTGGCATCACCTACAAAGACTCAAAACCAGATTTTCCCCAACCAATCACCGCCCCAGCCGAAGCCCCCAACGTTCTGCTAGTGATACTAGATGATGTTGGCTTCGGACAAGCTGGTACCTTTGGCGGCCCGGTGGAAACCCCGAACTTGACTCGCCTCGCCGAAAGAGGATTACGCTACAACCAATTCCACACCACAGCCCTTTGCTCACCCACCAGGGCAGCACTGTTAACTGGACGCAATCACCATTCAGTGAATACAGGGGTAGTTGAGGAATTGGCTACAGGTTATCCTGGCTACACAACGATTTTGCCCAAGAGTGCTGCCACCGTCGCCGAAGTGCTGCGGCAAAATGGCTATAATACGGCTGCTTTCGGTAAATGGCACAACACACCAGACTATGAAACCAGCGCCGCC
It encodes the following:
- a CDS encoding ATP-binding protein, giving the protein MHDFVVNLFSSGSFIPHGHCYLWKPGLVWLHLISDAIIALAYYSIPLTLFYFVRKRQDLPFYWIFLLFATFIISCGTTHIAEIWTLWYPTYWLSGILKAGTAIISLFTAIELVPLVPQALALPSPAQLTQANKALHAQIEERLRVENQLRGLQDELEQRVQTRTAELVKVNQQLQQEIDERHRAEAEREQLLAREQVAREQAEAANRIKDEFLAVLSHELRSPLNPILGWAKLLQSGTLDEQKTKHALATIERNANLQTQLIGDLLDISRILQGKLNLNIGEVDLATTIQSAMETVCLAAQAKSIQIQTVLNEAIGKVAGDSGRLQQIIWNLLTNAIKFTPEGGQVEVRLEQVGSDAQIVVRDTGKGISADFLPYVFDHFRQEEGATTRKFGGLGLGLAIVRHLTELHGGWVTAQSPGIGQGATFIVRIPLMKVARLDIESSPNSLTHGLATSPLAGLCILVVDDDADTCDYLSFVLEQAGATVILAASADEALQVLVQSTPDILLSDIGMPDMDGYMLIRQVRSLPLEQGGQIPAIALTAYAGEINQQQAIAAGFQKHLSKPVEPEYLLRTITSLGAVFVGAVKQP
- a CDS encoding formylglycine-generating enzyme family protein, with the protein product MSKLGKSFFRLLFATGVAIALLFIIPPTFAASLNPCPQEMVMIPAGTFTMGSDNSGFVEERSATEVTVSSFCIDKYEVTNSQFAAFVKATGYVTVAERPLPKEQFPDLPDEQRLPGSLVFEMAEPGAKLLSWWHWRTGANWRHPFGAESALAQPAVGIAGKDNYPVVHIAYEDAVAYAQWAGKSLPSEAQWEYAARGGLEGATYTWGDGYSEKKANTWQGIFPFFNTKSDGYVGVAPVGSFLPNGYGLYDMAGNVWELTSDLFGVGHNHKNHSVNPTGPERSFDPNKPTENVLHAIKGGSYLCATNYCSRFRPAARESQAPDTGTTHIGFRLVRSLNQV